Below is a window of Alistipes sp. ZOR0009 DNA.
TGAGGTGTTTCTAGCACTGTTGGCTTTTTCTCAATGGTTCCTGTTGCAAGAATGGCAACTTGAGGCTGGTTGATAATGGGGGTTCCCATAACGTTGTTGAAAGAGCCAAAGTTCGAAATAGTGAACGTTCCTCCTTGGATATCATCAGGCGAAAGCTTTCCGTCGCGCGCATTGCTGGCTAAGCGGTTAAGCTCTGCTGCTTGTCCTGCAACGTTAAGTAAATCGGCGTTGCGAACCACCGGAACGATAAGGTTTCCGCTTGGAAGCGCAACGGCAATCCCTAGGTTGATATTTTTACGGTAGATGATTTTATCGCCATCTACAGATGCGTTTACGGCAGGGAAATCTCTAAGCGCCTTAGCTACGGCCTCCATGAATATTGGCATGTAGGTTAGCTTTACTCCGTAGCGTTTCTCAAAGCCCGACTTGTTTTTGTTTCTCCAATCCACCACATTCTGCATATCAACCTCCACCATTGCTGTTACGTGGGCTGCGGTATGCTTGCTGTGTACCATATGCTCTGCTATTAGCTTGCGCATGCGGTCCATTTCTACTACGGTATCTTCTGCTCCAACAGATACGTTTACTTTTACTTTTGGAGCATCAGGAGCAGGTGCCGCCGCTTGTGCTTGTGGTTGTACCTGAGCCTGCGTGGCAGTTTTTGGAGCAGGAGCAGAGCCTCGATTTTCGAGGTAGCCTAGGATATCCTCCTTGCGAACTCTTCCTTCGGCACCAGAACCGTGTAGCTGCTCTAGCTCTGCAACGCTAATTCCTTCCTGTTTGGCTATGCTTTTTACCAGCGGAGAGTAGAAGCGGGTTGCTTGAGACGCGTCGGAAGATTCCTCCTTACCGCCAGCTGAGGCTGTAGCAGCAGCAGTGGTGCTGGCTGGTACCTCTTCGGATGTGCTTGGCACCTCCGATTCGTCGCTACCATCTGTGTTGATGAGCGCGATAACCGTACCTACTGCAACCAAGTCGTTCTCCTTAAAGAACACTTTTACAACTTTTCCGTCAACAGGCGAAGGGATTTCAGAGTCTACCTTATCGGTGGCAATCTCGAGTAGAGATTGTTCCTCTTCTATAACATCCCCCTCTTTTATAAACCATTTGGTTATGGTTGCCTGCTCAACACTTTCGCCCAACTTGGGCATTTTAAGTTCGAAATGTGGCATTTTATTTTGTTTATCTGAATTTTAATGCCTCTTTAACAAGACAAAATTTAAAATGTTTGATGCTCTTAGGCGATTGTAACATTTTAATGGTACGAGTGGTTGCAAGAATTATGGTTAACTTCTTTTTATTCTGCTTACATCTTCATCACTAAAAAGCTACCTTTGTTCTAACAAAATTTTTTGCCATGCAGCTAATAGTAAACGGAAAAGAGGTCGAAATAGACCGCGAAATTGTAAAAATAGGCGACTTGCTAGGGCTTCTTTCAATAAAACGCATTCCTGGAATGTCTATAAAGGTTAACGGGGAGCCCATTCGCCAAACCATGTGGATTAAGTACCCCGTTTTTGATGGGGATGTTCTTGATATATACTCATCAGAAGAAATAATTATTAAGTAATGAGTTTACGTATTGGCTGGATTGGTTTAGGAAATATGGGGGCACCCATGGCCGCCAATCTGATTAAAGCAGGCTTTGAGGTGGCGGTTTACAACCGCACCGAGGCAAAGATGGCTGCGCTTGTCGATTTGGGGGCTAAACCAACAGCTTCCATTGCGGAGCTGGTGGCTTTTGCCGACGTAATTGTAACCATGGTGTCAGACGATGCCGCCGTAAAGGAAATTTATGACGGCCCTAACGGCGTTTTCTCCTGCAAAGGACTTAGCGGGAAAGTTTGCGTTGATATGAGCACCGTTTCGCCCGAAACCTCGAAGGATTTAGCCTACAAGGCAGAGGTGGAGCTGATGTTGT
It encodes the following:
- a CDS encoding MoaD/ThiS family protein; amino-acid sequence: MQLIVNGKEVEIDREIVKIGDLLGLLSIKRIPGMSIKVNGEPIRQTMWIKYPVFDGDVLDIYSSEEIIIK
- a CDS encoding dihydrolipoamide acetyltransferase family protein, with protein sequence MPHFELKMPKLGESVEQATITKWFIKEGDVIEEEQSLLEIATDKVDSEIPSPVDGKVVKVFFKENDLVAVGTVIALINTDGSDESEVPSTSEEVPASTTAAATASAGGKEESSDASQATRFYSPLVKSIAKQEGISVAELEQLHGSGAEGRVRKEDILGYLENRGSAPAPKTATQAQVQPQAQAAAPAPDAPKVKVNVSVGAEDTVVEMDRMRKLIAEHMVHSKHTAAHVTAMVEVDMQNVVDWRNKNKSGFEKRYGVKLTYMPIFMEAVAKALRDFPAVNASVDGDKIIYRKNINLGIAVALPSGNLIVPVVRNADLLNVAGQAAELNRLASNARDGKLSPDDIQGGTFTISNFGSFNNVMGTPIINQPQVAILATGTIEKKPTVLETPHGDMIVARQKMFLSLSYDHRVVDGMLGGNFLRRIADYLEQFDINRDI